TGCCACGGTGGTCATACATTGCATTGCCAGAACGTAGAATACCATTAGTGATAAGGCGGTGGGCAGTGTGTATACTTTAGAGCCATCGGGCCTTACTGCGCTGGCCATTTTTTCGCGCAGCGGAACGTTATCGTCGGTTTCTTCTACGCTATATAAAGTGGCCATGGTTCCTACAAACACTTCTCGTGCTGCGAAGGAAGTTACCAGTGCGATACCTATTTTCCAATCGAAGCCCAGGGGTGCTATTGCGGGTTCGATGGTTCTGCCGATGATGCCTGCGTAAGAGTGTTCCAGTTTCTCGGTGCTTTTTTCGCTTTCGAGCCCGGCCTTTTCTTCGTTGGTTTTAGCCTGTTGCTGCAGTGCGGCGTATTTTTCATCGATGCCGTGCATTCTTTTTGAAGGGCCGTAACTGCTAAGTGCCCAAAGTATGAGGGAGATAACGATGATCACACGGCCGGCGTCCCAAACAAAGATCTTGGCTTTTTCTACCATTGTGATACCTACGTTCTTCCAGCGGGGTGAGCGGTAAACGGGTAATTCCAATATAAAGAAGCTTTTTTCCTTTACCTTGATCACCATCTTCAATACAAAACTTACGATCAGCGCCATTACGATACCCAAGAGGTAAAGTCCCATCATCACTAAACCCTGTAAGCTGAGAAATCCTAAATAGTAAGTATTGGGGACGGCCAGGGCAATGAGGACTGTAAAGACCGGCAGTCTGGCGCTGCAGCTCATAAAGGGAGTTACGAGAATGGTGAGGAGCCTTTCTTTTTTGTTTTCGATGTTACGGGCGGACATGATTGCTGGAACGGCGCAGGCGAAACCGCTGATCATGGGCATCACGCTTTTTCCGTTGAGGCCTACTTTGCGCATGAGTTTATCGCTGAGGAAGCTGATGCGGGCCATATAGCCTGTGTCTTCGAGGATTGTTATGAGTCCGAAGAGGATCATGATCTGCGGGACAAATACGACGATACCACCGAGGCCTGCGAGTACGCCATTCAGGAGGAGATCGCTCCACCAGGTTTGGGGGAGCATACCAGCGAGCGAGCCCTGGAGGCTGCTGAAGGTGGCATCGATGAGGTCCATGGGGTAGGTGGCGAGCCAGAAGATGCTTTGGAACAGGAGGAATAATGTAGCGAGCAGGATGACATAGCCCCAGATACGGTGCAGGAAGAGGTTATCGAGTTTTTCGGTGAAGAGTTTTTTCTGCAGCGGATCGGGTTCCACGACATTCTGCTTCATGATTTGCCTGATGCGGCTATAGCGTTGTACGATTTCTTGGGCC
The Filimonas effusa genome window above contains:
- the feoB gene encoding ferrous iron transport protein B codes for the protein MTGRNVHIALVGNPNSGKSSLFNALTGLNQKVGNFPGVTVDKKTGHASLEDNTTATVIDLPGTYSLYPRRADEWVAYQVMMRVDTEVKYDMVLLVMDASNLKRNLLFCSQIIDLKVPVVVALSMMDIARSKGIEVDVPGLETELGVPVIPVNPRKNKGISQLKKALVQTAQQQYQAPQRDFIGNKELAPAAVSGVQKLLPALSDYAAVHYLINHENFPLPTQTQDAIEQLEVDNKFNPTKSQAQEIVQRYSRIRQIMKQNVVEPDPLQKKLFTEKLDNLFLHRIWGYVILLATLFLLFQSIFWLATYPMDLIDATFSSLQGSLAGMLPQTWWSDLLLNGVLAGLGGIVVFVPQIMILFGLITILEDTGYMARISFLSDKLMRKVGLNGKSVMPMISGFACAVPAIMSARNIENKKERLLTILVTPFMSCSARLPVFTVLIALAVPNTYYLGFLSLQGLVMMGLYLLGIVMALIVSFVLKMVIKVKEKSFFILELPVYRSPRWKNVGITMVEKAKIFVWDAGRVIIVISLILWALSSYGPSKRMHGIDEKYAALQQQAKTNEEKAGLESEKSTEKLEHSYAGIIGRTIEPAIAPLGFDWKIGIALVTSFAAREVFVGTMATLYSVEETDDNVPLREKMASAVRPDGSKVYTLPTALSLMVFYVLAMQCMTTVAIVKRETKTWKWPLIQVGYMTALAYVMSFIVYRLFS